From a single Nicotiana tomentosiformis chromosome 2, ASM39032v3, whole genome shotgun sequence genomic region:
- the LOC138906004 gene encoding uncharacterized protein, protein MSAKGIKRLDKFTKLFSPRFGGTPSEDPQDFFDCYHEILRNMGIVKSNEVDFTVFQMHGATKRWWQVDASVLFDLGSNYLYVSSYFGHYLDMTGNSLGMYVHVSTSVGDSIVMDYVYRLCVVTIDGYKARVDLLLLGIIDFEVILGMDWLSSYHAILYCHAKTVTLAMPGFPRVERRDSLGHIPSRVVSFLKGCLAYLAFVRDVNADTTVVKSVSIVMQFPDMFLVDLPGMPLDMDIDFGIDLGSGTQPISIPTYRMELIELKELKEQLHELLDIGFIRPSVSPWGTPVLL, encoded by the exons ATGTCAGCTAAGGGGATTAAGAGGCTAGACAAGTTCACCAAGTTGTTTTCTCCTCGCTTTGGTGGTAccccttctgaggacccacaggatttcttTGACTGTTACCATGAGAtattgcgcaacatgggtatagtgaagTCCAACGAAGTTGATTTCACAGTGTTTCAAATGCATGGCGctaccaagaggtggtggcaagT ggatgcttcagtgttatttgaccttggttccaattatttatatgtgtcatcatactttggtCATTATTTGGATATGACTGGTAATTCTTTAGGTATGTATGTTCATGTATCAAcatcggtgggtgattctattgtgatggattatgtatataggttatgtGTGGTTACCATTGATGGTTATAAGGCTAGAGTGGATCTTTTATTACTCGGcattattgattttgaggtgattttgggtatggattggctatcttcTTACCATGCTATTCtttattgtcacgccaagaccgtgacgttggcgatgccggggtttccTAGGGTGGAGAGGAGAgattccttgggtcatattcctAGTAGAGTGGTGTCTTTTCTGAAGGGGTGCTTGGCGtacttagcctttgtgagggatgttaatgCTGATACTACTGTCGTTAAGTCAGTTTCAATAGTGATGCAGTTTCCAGATATGTTTTTagtagacctgccgggcatgccacttgacatggatattgattttggtattgatttggggtcaggcactcagcccatctctattccaacATATCGCATGGAACTaatagagttgaaggaattgaaggaacaattacatGAATTGCTTGATAtaggtttcattaggcctagtgtgtcgccttggggtacaccggtgctattgtga